Proteins encoded within one genomic window of bacterium:
- the fliE gene encoding flagellar hook-basal body complex protein FliE, which produces MLVNQNFMPGLNRSTPGIGAGFPEFPSLDFSIDTNPEFGDATIDGFGQKTDATNGRSFADFLTEAVDGVSAQDQKAVDTGLDFALGRKDVDAHQVMIEQAKAEAQLHLMSAVTNKVASSYQTLMNMQI; this is translated from the coding sequence ATGCTGGTCAACCAGAACTTCATGCCCGGTCTCAACCGGTCAACGCCCGGCATCGGCGCCGGCTTCCCGGAGTTCCCGTCGCTCGATTTCTCGATCGACACCAACCCCGAGTTCGGCGACGCGACCATCGACGGCTTCGGCCAGAAGACGGACGCCACCAACGGCCGCAGCTTCGCGGACTTCTTGACCGAGGCCGTCGACGGCGTCTCGGCCCAGGACCAGAAGGCCGTGGACACGGGTCTCGACTTCGCCCTCGGCCGCAAGGACGTGGACGCCCACCAGGTGATGATCGAGCAGGCCAAGGCCGAAGCGCAGCTCCACCTGATGTCCGCCGTCACCAACAAGGTCGCGTCCAGCTACCAGACCTTGATGAACATGCAGATCTAA
- the flgC gene encoding flagellar basal body rod protein FlgC produces MSLHKVFDTGASAMTANRFWLEAISNNMANANVTRTAEGGPYQRQIPVFQQILDEETGMGKGVQVAGTVRDATPGELVYKPGHPDADANGFVRMPNVNIVTEMVDMITVQRAFDANVTAFNAGKNMHQKALEIGR; encoded by the coding sequence ATGAGCCTTCACAAGGTATTCGACACCGGCGCGAGCGCCATGACCGCCAACCGCTTCTGGCTGGAGGCCATCTCCAACAACATGGCCAACGCCAACGTGACGCGCACCGCCGAGGGCGGCCCCTACCAGCGCCAGATCCCGGTCTTCCAGCAGATCCTCGACGAGGAGACGGGCATGGGCAAGGGCGTGCAGGTCGCAGGCACCGTCCGCGACGCGACGCCCGGCGAACTGGTCTACAAGCCGGGCCACCCCGACGCGGATGCCAACGGTTTCGTGCGGATGCCCAACGTCAACATCGTCACCGAGATGGTCGACATGATCACCGTTCAGCGCGCCTTCGACGCCAACGTCACCGCCTTCAACGCGGGCAAGAACATGCACCAGAAGGCCCTCGAGATCGGCCGCTAA
- the flgB gene encoding flagellar basal body rod protein FlgB, whose protein sequence is MISREVRGLERAMDGFAARFAAQANNIANINTPQYARQDVRFEDALISAIDSEPSPGVAEAQDPFTNLFGSAARPTDDMLETFKPSTTATKGQGMRRDGNGVSLEHEMSQLVQSVEKYNTLATQIATQYRTFKFITDQK, encoded by the coding sequence GTGATCAGTCGTGAGGTCCGAGGTCTCGAGCGCGCAATGGACGGCTTCGCCGCCCGGTTTGCCGCCCAGGCCAACAACATCGCCAACATCAACACGCCGCAGTACGCCCGCCAGGACGTGCGCTTCGAGGATGCGCTGATCTCGGCCATCGACTCGGAGCCTTCCCCCGGTGTTGCCGAGGCGCAGGATCCCTTCACCAACCTCTTCGGCTCGGCCGCGCGCCCCACCGACGACATGCTCGAAACCTTCAAGCCGTCGACCACCGCCACCAAGGGGCAGGGCATGCGCCGCGACGGCAACGGCGTGTCGCTGGAGCACGAGATGAGCCAGCTGGTCCAGTCGGTCGAGAAGTACAACACCCTCGCGACCCAGATCGCGACCCAGTACCGCACCTTCAAGTTCATCACCGACCAGAAGTAG
- a CDS encoding sigma-70 family RNA polymerase sigma factor codes for MLKKPASLEGKRSLDNAAIKQYMPMVRAIARRISTKLPRHYDMEDLVSDGVMGLMAAAERFDPERGVKFETFATYYIKGAILDNLPKLPTVPKSQRVQAAMAQAEEEAILNDGEQAESDATVLVNQIQQLTYSYILSLDAPQGSDGEESFSLLNQLGAADTIQHDMELEELQQLLRLTIEQLPVQERTTLRCYYFQKMSFNEIGQKLGLSESWVSRIHRRALEQLRQKLGKKKSLDDFISW; via the coding sequence GTGTTAAAAAAGCCTGCCTCGCTAGAGGGGAAGCGCAGCCTCGACAATGCCGCCATCAAGCAGTACATGCCGATGGTCCGGGCGATCGCGCGCCGCATCTCGACCAAACTGCCGCGTCACTACGACATGGAAGACCTGGTCTCCGACGGCGTGATGGGCCTGATGGCTGCGGCCGAGCGCTTCGACCCCGAGCGTGGCGTCAAGTTCGAGACCTTCGCGACCTACTACATCAAGGGCGCCATCCTCGACAACCTGCCCAAGCTGCCCACCGTGCCCAAGAGCCAGCGGGTGCAGGCCGCCATGGCCCAGGCCGAAGAGGAGGCCATCCTCAACGACGGCGAGCAGGCCGAATCGGACGCCACCGTCCTGGTCAACCAGATCCAGCAGCTGACCTACTCGTACATCCTCTCGCTAGACGCCCCCCAGGGCTCGGACGGCGAAGAGAGCTTCTCGCTGCTCAACCAGCTCGGCGCTGCCGACACCATCCAGCACGACATGGAGCTCGAAGAGCTGCAGCAGCTCCTGCGCCTGACCATCGAGCAGCTGCCGGTGCAGGAGCGCACCACCCTGCGGTGCTACTACTTCCAGAAGATGTCCTTCAACGAGATCGGCCAGAAGCTGGGCCTGTCGGAGTCGTGGGTGAGCCGCATCCACCGCCGCGCCCTGGAGCAGCTGCGCCAGAAGCTCGGCAAGAAGAAGAGCCTCGACGACTTTATTAGTTGGTAG
- a CDS encoding rod-binding protein: protein MDINGLPQPPRLPFGPISGLTSEGRLPSAPVEVQQKEKREAAESFASYLYAQVFSQMRPEDSGEEGGLFSGEQAGMFMDFFDQALGKHYATSGGNALVEQLVAQLTRQQGQSAQE from the coding sequence ATGGACATCAACGGCCTGCCACAACCGCCTCGGCTGCCCTTTGGGCCGATCTCCGGCCTGACGAGCGAGGGGAGGTTACCTTCGGCCCCTGTCGAGGTACAACAAAAAGAAAAGAGGGAAGCGGCGGAGAGCTTCGCGAGCTACCTCTATGCCCAGGTGTTCTCCCAGATGCGCCCCGAAGACTCCGGAGAGGAGGGCGGGTTGTTCTCAGGCGAGCAGGCTGGAATGTTCATGGACTTCTTCGACCAGGCGCTCGGCAAGCACTACGCCACCAGTGGCGGGAACGCCCTGGTTGAGCAGCTGGTGGCGCAGCTCACGCGCCAGCAAGGGCAGAGCGCCCAAGAGTAA
- a CDS encoding flagellar basal body P-ring protein FlgI: protein MRKILALFLAIALPLGLSAPSDAQALRGGTPLRLKDIASIQGATDNQLQGMGLVIGLNQSGDTVSTGFTDRVLKNFIMNSGVYIPQERIRVKNVAVVAVRANLPPFVKPGQKIDVTVASIGDAKSLADGVLIGAELRGPDGKVYVTAEGALSTGGFGVEANGSQVRKNQTLVARIPNGGIVQREVPVTMLDANGFMFVNLAQPDFVTASRVASTITKSQLGMAQAVDAGTVRVYVNTSYRDNLVDLIARIEQVSVLPDAIAKVVIDERSGTVILGSGVRIGAVAVSHGNLIVRVDTKQTVSQPNALSGGGTAVTTESTITADEQKAKSVVFESGTTLGQLVRALNALGTTPRDMISIMQAVKAAGALNAQLEII, encoded by the coding sequence ATGCGCAAAATCCTCGCCCTCTTCCTCGCGATCGCCCTGCCCCTCGGCCTGAGCGCTCCCAGCGACGCCCAGGCCCTCAGGGGCGGCACGCCCCTGCGTCTCAAGGACATCGCCAGCATCCAGGGTGCCACCGACAACCAGTTGCAGGGCATGGGCCTCGTGATCGGCCTCAACCAATCGGGCGACACCGTCTCGACCGGCTTCACCGACCGGGTGCTCAAGAACTTCATCATGAACTCGGGGGTCTACATCCCCCAGGAGCGGATCCGCGTCAAGAACGTGGCGGTGGTGGCCGTGCGGGCCAACCTGCCCCCCTTCGTAAAGCCGGGCCAGAAGATCGACGTGACGGTCGCCTCCATCGGCGACGCCAAGAGCCTCGCCGACGGGGTCCTGATCGGCGCCGAGCTGCGCGGGCCGGACGGCAAGGTCTACGTCACCGCCGAGGGCGCGCTCTCGACGGGCGGCTTCGGCGTCGAGGCCAACGGCAGCCAGGTCCGCAAGAACCAGACGCTGGTCGCCCGGATCCCGAACGGCGGCATCGTCCAGCGCGAGGTGCCCGTCACCATGCTGGACGCCAACGGCTTCATGTTCGTCAACCTGGCCCAGCCCGACTTCGTGACCGCCTCGCGGGTCGCAAGCACCATCACCAAGTCCCAGCTCGGCATGGCCCAGGCGGTGGACGCCGGCACCGTCCGGGTCTACGTCAACACCTCGTACCGGGACAACCTGGTGGATCTCATCGCCCGCATCGAGCAGGTCTCGGTGCTGCCGGACGCCATCGCCAAGGTCGTGATCGACGAGCGCAGCGGCACGGTGATCCTGGGCTCCGGCGTCCGGATCGGGGCCGTGGCGGTCTCGCACGGCAACCTGATCGTGCGGGTGGACACCAAGCAGACCGTCTCCCAGCCCAATGCCCTCTCGGGCGGCGGCACCGCCGTCACCACCGAGTCGACCATCACCGCGGACGAACAGAAAGCCAAGAGCGTCGTCTTCGAGTCGGGAACGACCCTCGGCCAGCTGGTGCGGGCCCTCAACGCCCTGGGGACCACCCCCCGCGACATGATCTCCATCATGCAGGCGGTCAAGGCCGCCGGCGCCCTCAACGCCCAGCTCGAGATCATCTAG
- a CDS encoding flagellar basal body L-ring protein FlgH, whose translation MRRMVLALMAALLLAPGVSAPALADSLYTEDAGGFLTDRLGDRRSTLGPGALVTVLVTENMIASSGATTKASKQGRTQASWDFGSLLPRATKSSFDLNGRNEFQGDGVTKRADTVTLLVAATIQEILPDGSLRLAGEKRLRVNDEESTVVISGTVRPYDIDGANQIQSTKVANLQVDFRGTGSASAKATPGILSRLFNWLF comes from the coding sequence ATGCGACGGATGGTTCTTGCTTTGATGGCTGCTTTGCTGCTTGCGCCCGGCGTGAGCGCGCCGGCGCTCGCCGACAGCCTCTACACCGAGGACGCGGGCGGCTTCTTGACCGATCGTCTGGGCGATCGCCGCTCGACCCTCGGCCCCGGCGCCCTCGTGACGGTGCTCGTCACCGAGAACATGATCGCAAGCTCCGGGGCGACCACCAAGGCTTCCAAGCAGGGCCGGACCCAGGCCAGCTGGGACTTCGGCAGCCTGCTCCCGAGAGCGACCAAGAGCTCCTTCGATCTGAACGGCCGCAACGAGTTCCAGGGCGACGGGGTGACCAAGCGCGCCGACACCGTCACCCTCCTGGTCGCCGCCACCATCCAGGAGATCCTGCCGGACGGCAGCCTCCGCCTGGCAGGCGAGAAGCGCCTCAGGGTCAACGACGAAGAGAGCACCGTCGTGATCTCGGGCACCGTGCGCCCCTACGACATCGACGGCGCCAACCAGATCCAGTCCACCAAGGTCGCCAACCTCCAGGTCGACTTCCGCGGCACGGGCTCGGCCTCGGCCAAGGCCACCCCCGGCATTCTCTCCCGCCTGTTCAACTGGCTGTTCTAA
- the flgA gene encoding flagellar basal body P-ring formation protein FlgA: MARFVALLPRLAATVVAVGCMLPAAAWAAPVREADVLDFLTEQVAQRQQVERKRVEVRWNGPSLVSLLGSKPLPDGAASFSIVGVPRLLGRTAVPIAIEINGKKLKTVYPRVEIKVWQDVWVSTEALHRGQLFNPSLGRADRRSLETVMGSPAAALAPLAGAVVKREIPAGTVLVNEMFDLPALVKNGKEVTVRLVSGELVIVTRGQAVADGAMGQLVRVYNPDSRKDYVARVTGIDEVEVRLEEGPSGQN, encoded by the coding sequence TTGGCCCGTTTCGTCGCGCTCCTGCCCCGCCTCGCCGCAACCGTCGTCGCCGTCGGTTGCATGCTGCCGGCTGCCGCCTGGGCGGCACCGGTCCGCGAGGCGGACGTGCTCGACTTCCTCACCGAGCAGGTCGCGCAGCGCCAGCAGGTGGAGCGCAAACGGGTCGAGGTCCGCTGGAACGGGCCGAGCCTGGTGTCGCTGTTGGGCAGCAAACCCCTGCCGGATGGGGCCGCGAGCTTCTCGATCGTGGGGGTGCCGCGCCTCTTGGGCCGGACGGCGGTGCCGATCGCGATCGAAATCAACGGCAAAAAGCTCAAGACCGTGTACCCGCGCGTCGAGATCAAGGTATGGCAGGACGTGTGGGTCTCGACCGAGGCCTTGCACCGCGGCCAGCTCTTCAATCCGTCCCTGGGCCGCGCCGATCGTCGCAGCCTCGAGACGGTGATGGGGTCGCCCGCCGCCGCGCTCGCCCCCCTGGCGGGCGCCGTGGTCAAGCGCGAGATCCCCGCCGGGACGGTCCTGGTCAACGAGATGTTCGACCTGCCCGCCCTGGTCAAGAACGGCAAGGAGGTCACGGTCCGGCTCGTCAGCGGGGAGCTCGTCATCGTGACACGTGGGCAGGCGGTCGCCGACGGCGCCATGGGCCAGCTGGTGCGGGTGTACAACCCCGACTCCCGGAAGGACTACGTGGCGCGGGTGACGGGGATCGACGAGGTCGAGGTTCGCCTCGAAGAAGGCCCCTCGGGCCAGAATTAA
- the flgG gene encoding flagellar basal-body rod protein FlgG, whose protein sequence is MIHGIWTAATGMQAQQMRIDVIANNLSNVNTTSYKRSAVDFQDLLYQTINQPGTDNAGVQIGLGVRPVAVTKLYDQGNLQVTNNPLDIAIDGDGFFGVTQINGQVAYTRDGSFKLDATGRLVTSTGQPLEPPITIAPGTSNLYIRKDGTVFGTPPNGTEQQIIGQIQLTQFINPAGLQAIGNNLMVETSASGPARQGQPAIDGFGGLRQGALEASNVELVREMVMMIATQKAYDTSSKAITVSDKMMETANQLQR, encoded by the coding sequence ATGATCCACGGCATTTGGACCGCAGCGACCGGCATGCAGGCGCAGCAGATGCGAATCGACGTCATCGCCAACAACCTGTCGAACGTGAACACCACGTCCTACAAGCGCTCGGCCGTCGACTTCCAGGACCTGCTCTACCAGACCATCAACCAGCCCGGCACCGACAACGCCGGCGTCCAGATCGGCCTCGGCGTTCGACCGGTGGCGGTGACCAAGCTCTACGACCAGGGCAACCTCCAGGTCACCAACAACCCCCTCGACATCGCCATCGACGGCGACGGCTTCTTCGGCGTTACCCAGATCAACGGGCAGGTGGCCTACACCCGCGACGGCTCCTTCAAGCTGGATGCCACCGGGCGCCTGGTGACCTCGACCGGTCAGCCCCTGGAGCCCCCCATCACCATCGCCCCGGGCACCTCCAACCTCTACATCCGCAAGGACGGCACGGTCTTCGGGACCCCGCCCAACGGCACCGAGCAGCAGATCATCGGCCAGATCCAGCTGACCCAGTTCATCAACCCGGCAGGCCTCCAGGCCATCGGTAACAACCTGATGGTCGAGACCTCGGCCTCGGGACCGGCCCGGCAAGGGCAGCCGGCCATTGACGGGTTCGGTGGATTGCGTCAGGGTGCTCTCGAGGCCTCGAACGTGGAGCTGGTGCGCGAGATGGTCATGATGATCGCGACCCAGAAGGCGTACGACACGTCCTCGAAGGCCATCACCGTCTCCGACAAGATGATGGAGACCGCCAACCAGCTCCAGCGGTAA
- a CDS encoding flagellar hook-basal body protein → MLRGIYSAATGMMFQMQQVNTIANNLANVETNGYKRKELVGSSFGDLLVQFTDQAPGTDNVIGTGIKADGIARYETPGNLVQTKNRFNVAIASSGYFLTRGADGVEKVTRDGDFQLDTNSRLTTRSGDLVLGTDRRPILLTGDLHTMQIAEDGRISVGEQPVGQLMVVEPPKIALETQFPLAPPGLPPSTNVSIKQGFLEHSNVNVVTEMVSMMTANRAYGFGQKVISAHDQILQKAANDLGRIS, encoded by the coding sequence ATGCTCAGAGGAATCTACTCGGCTGCGACCGGCATGATGTTCCAGATGCAGCAGGTCAACACCATCGCCAACAACCTCGCCAACGTCGAGACCAACGGCTACAAGCGCAAGGAGCTCGTCGGCTCCTCGTTCGGGGACCTGCTGGTCCAGTTCACCGACCAGGCCCCGGGCACCGACAACGTCATCGGCACCGGGATCAAGGCCGACGGCATCGCCCGCTACGAGACCCCGGGCAACCTGGTCCAGACCAAGAATCGCTTCAACGTGGCGATCGCAAGCTCCGGCTACTTCCTCACCCGCGGCGCCGACGGGGTCGAGAAGGTCACCCGCGACGGGGACTTCCAGCTCGATACCAACAGCCGCCTCACCACCCGCTCGGGCGACCTGGTGCTCGGCACCGATCGCCGCCCGATCCTGCTCACCGGCGACCTGCACACCATGCAGATCGCCGAGGACGGCCGGATCTCGGTGGGTGAGCAGCCGGTGGGCCAGCTGATGGTGGTCGAGCCCCCCAAGATCGCGCTCGAGACCCAGTTCCCCCTCGCCCCTCCGGGCCTGCCCCCTTCGACCAACGTTTCGATCAAGCAGGGCTTCCTCGAGCACTCCAACGTCAACGTCGTCACCGAGATGGTCTCGATGATGACCGCCAACCGGGCCTACGGCTTCGGCCAGAAGGTCATCAGCGCCCACGACCAGATCCTCCAGAAGGCCGCCAACGACCTCGGCCGCATCTCGTAA
- a CDS encoding flagellar hook-length control protein FliK: MAGINIGRNLNPNPDIRTGSQGGAQSAPRVTGPTAPSLEQAAKERPAGPQFFGYHNDASIAARLAQQGIAPNPVNLRLAQQMLRYGIPLSADALNHFRQMWQGMGSASLVELEALLALFTQGIEAGPQNVAAMTQLLNGGPMSHLLAQLTMALKNQETLNPQLQEIRAQLNAFWKLGTGPEQLGADLAQFQQLKQQLSRMLSNLDPAKVPSELINELAQLKDLLHAQKMLVKDPQTAVYVPFYQWRDQQPMPGELLVETEDNPSFQAAGFAQVTLAVETRNLGRMTISFTTVRGHLTVKLEVQDTPTKQFLERGLPDLRHRLTFRTPYQVATIMCLPTGQERATSVLLPKRRDLRKLGRAIGVI, encoded by the coding sequence ATGGCCGGGATCAACATCGGTCGCAACTTAAATCCAAACCCGGACATCCGCACCGGCTCGCAGGGCGGTGCCCAGAGCGCGCCGCGCGTCACGGGCCCCACCGCCCCCAGCCTGGAGCAGGCCGCCAAAGAGCGCCCCGCAGGCCCCCAGTTCTTCGGCTACCACAACGACGCCTCGATCGCCGCGCGCCTCGCGCAGCAGGGCATCGCCCCCAATCCCGTCAACCTGCGCCTCGCTCAGCAGATGCTCCGCTACGGCATCCCGCTCAGCGCCGACGCCCTCAACCACTTCCGCCAGATGTGGCAGGGGATGGGCAGCGCCTCGCTGGTCGAGCTGGAGGCCCTTCTCGCCCTCTTCACCCAGGGCATCGAGGCCGGTCCCCAGAACGTCGCGGCCATGACCCAGCTGCTCAACGGCGGCCCCATGAGCCACCTGCTCGCGCAGCTCACCATGGCCCTCAAGAACCAGGAGACCCTCAACCCTCAACTCCAGGAGATCCGGGCTCAGCTCAACGCCTTCTGGAAACTCGGCACCGGCCCCGAGCAGCTGGGCGCCGATCTCGCGCAGTTCCAGCAGCTCAAGCAGCAGCTCTCCCGGATGCTCTCGAACCTCGACCCCGCCAAGGTCCCCAGCGAGCTCATCAACGAACTCGCGCAGCTCAAGGATCTGCTCCACGCCCAGAAGATGCTGGTAAAGGATCCTCAGACCGCGGTCTACGTGCCCTTCTACCAGTGGCGCGACCAGCAGCCCATGCCGGGCGAGCTCCTGGTCGAGACCGAGGACAACCCTAGCTTCCAGGCGGCAGGCTTCGCCCAGGTCACCCTCGCGGTCGAGACCCGCAACCTGGGCCGCATGACCATCAGCTTCACCACCGTCCGGGGGCACCTGACCGTCAAGCTCGAGGTCCAGGACACCCCGACCAAGCAGTTCCTCGAACGGGGCCTGCCCGATCTGCGCCACCGGCTCACCTTCCGCACGCCCTACCAGGTGGCCACCATCATGTGCCTGCCCACCGGCCAGGAGCGCGCGACCAGCGTCCTGCTGCCCAAGCGACGCGACCTGCGCAAGCTCGGCCGCGCCATCGGGGTGATCTAG
- a CDS encoding YHS domain-containing protein — MTHVSSFDPICGCTLDLSDAVGPVMYRGQRYHFCSHRCQSQFFSNPPADLQRELRVTITMAPTAELASIA, encoded by the coding sequence ATGACGCACGTTTCTTCGTTCGACCCCATCTGCGGCTGCACGCTCGATCTGAGCGATGCCGTGGGCCCGGTGATGTATCGGGGTCAGCGCTATCACTTCTGCTCTCATCGCTGCCAGAGCCAGTTCTTCTCGAACCCCCCGGCCGATCTCCAGCGTGAGCTGCGAGTGACCATCACCATGGCCCCGACCGCCGAGCTGGCGTCCATCGCCTAG
- a CDS encoding prepilin-type N-terminal cleavage/methylation domain-containing protein — protein sequence MVRNTSKQAGFTLIELLVVVVIIGILASVAIPNFMGAQDKAKNSGVQANAANIQSALEQYSVDFAGQYPPTLTDNTFMGAGTGYITAFPRTPWNTLQAANIAGGAGNVAGAGSNPDVALGAGNNPTLYNAAGNNLVPTTNQQFGALMYNRSGQAQDNYSVQGAGKRGAASICVINKRNF from the coding sequence ATGGTCCGCAACACCTCGAAGCAGGCAGGCTTCACCCTTATCGAACTGCTGGTAGTCGTCGTCATCATCGGCATCCTCGCCTCGGTCGCGATCCCCAACTTCATGGGCGCCCAGGACAAGGCGAAGAACTCGGGCGTTCAGGCGAATGCCGCCAACATCCAGTCGGCCCTTGAGCAGTATTCCGTCGACTTCGCCGGCCAGTACCCCCCTACCCTCACGGACAACACCTTCATGGGGGCGGGTACCGGCTACATCACGGCCTTCCCGCGGACGCCCTGGAACACCCTGCAGGCGGCTAACATCGCCGGTGGGGCAGGAAACGTCGCCGGAGCGGGTAGCAACCCCGACGTGGCGCTCGGCGCCGGTAACAACCCGACGCTTTACAACGCGGCCGGTAACAACCTCGTTCCTACGACGAATCAGCAATTCGGCGCCCTCATGTACAACCGGAGCGGCCAGGCTCAGGACAACTACTCGGTCCAGGGCGCTGGTAAGCGCGGCGCTGCTTCGATCTGCGTCATCAACAAGAGGAACTTCTAG